Proteins encoded within one genomic window of Lysinibacillus sphaericus:
- a CDS encoding DUF3147 family protein, whose protein sequence is MLYLIYFIVGGTIMVLALLLSQSKYLFLSGIITALPILTLINMGMQMKHMKADTFHNVLQNTVFGAVGMLLFTVLALLLTNWYKPSIAVLSALLVYAIFMLCGKFIMSLLT, encoded by the coding sequence TTGCTATATTTGATTTATTTTATTGTTGGTGGAACTATTATGGTTTTAGCCTTACTTTTAAGCCAATCTAAGTATTTATTTTTATCGGGCATTATTACGGCGTTGCCAATTCTCACGCTTATTAACATGGGTATGCAAATGAAGCATATGAAAGCTGACACCTTTCACAATGTTTTACAAAATACGGTCTTTGGTGCAGTAGGCATGTTACTTTTCACTGTGCTCGCTTTGCTATTAACAAACTGGTATAAGCCTAGCATTGCCGTACTAAGCGCTTTACTTGTCTATGCAATATTTATGCTATGTGGAAAATTTATTATGTCATTGCTGACATAA
- a CDS encoding YpjP family protein: MKKWVQKSIVIMVAFLTFGLITPTHEIWDAFDQNPSNRASIGPSPGTSTALAAEPEAKADEATEIQQNAIDYEALLVDAAKEQSYMKFGTKIGPKISNEFDSIIFPKIEEAIAMTVANVEEGSMANLTITEKPSGNYGEKIFNIVNNETGNDLIRFHVRTEKRPQEGYYYNFHYHSAEDDFMAHNNLGDIYWEKNTPPKWLS; this comes from the coding sequence AAAAAGTGGGTTCAAAAAAGTATCGTAATTATGGTTGCGTTTTTAACATTTGGATTAATTACGCCAACACATGAAATTTGGGATGCATTCGATCAAAACCCTTCGAATCGCGCCTCTATCGGTCCTTCTCCTGGGACAAGCACTGCGCTAGCCGCTGAACCCGAAGCAAAAGCGGATGAAGCAACTGAAATACAGCAAAATGCGATTGACTACGAAGCACTTCTAGTTGACGCAGCAAAAGAGCAATCGTATATGAAGTTTGGAACAAAAATAGGCCCTAAAATTAGCAATGAATTTGATTCTATTATCTTCCCTAAAATAGAAGAGGCAATAGCGATGACAGTGGCTAACGTTGAAGAGGGATCAATGGCAAATCTCACAATTACTGAAAAACCAAGTGGCAACTATGGTGAAAAAATTTTCAATATTGTTAATAACGAAACAGGCAATGATTTAATTCGCTTCCATGTGCGTACAGAAAAGCGCCCACAAGAAGGCTACTACTACAACTTCCACTATCACAGTGCCGAGGATGATTTTATGGCTCACAACAATCTCGGTGATATTTACTGGGAAAAAAACACACCACCGAAGTGGTTGTCTTGA
- a CDS encoding FusB/FusC family EF-G-binding protein translates to MEEQAIQPFLTVANYHLLEQQMNKILQTLATTQDKNVILTVRGLVQTEITEKVVMTPAQAQLIEPILSVTERGTGEAYLNDLKSFVIPFKPITASTIKSLFKKEKKLKLPNLEQMDFQQICYFAWDDYGTNRKYVIIEQDDKLKAIKGTFAHHTIRGICAICNRHAEIGLFTTSIKGNIVGTYTNHSNYICADSDSCNQHVTDMDKTITFFERIT, encoded by the coding sequence ATGGAAGAACAAGCAATTCAGCCGTTTTTAACGGTGGCTAACTATCATTTACTTGAGCAACAAATGAATAAAATTTTACAAACACTTGCTACTACACAAGATAAAAACGTCATTCTGACTGTGCGTGGTCTTGTACAAACAGAAATTACTGAAAAAGTTGTCATGACGCCTGCGCAAGCGCAACTCATTGAGCCTATTTTATCTGTAACAGAACGTGGAACAGGTGAAGCCTATTTAAATGATTTAAAATCGTTTGTTATCCCATTTAAACCAATTACGGCAAGCACAATCAAAAGCCTGTTTAAAAAAGAAAAGAAGCTAAAATTGCCGAATCTTGAACAAATGGATTTTCAACAAATTTGCTATTTCGCTTGGGATGATTATGGTACCAATCGAAAATATGTCATTATAGAGCAAGACGATAAATTAAAGGCAATCAAAGGCACTTTCGCCCATCATACAATTCGTGGTATATGCGCAATCTGTAATCGTCACGCTGAAATTGGACTATTTACTACATCCATTAAAGGAAATATCGTCGGCACTTATACAAATCACAGCAATTACATTTGTGCAGACAGCGATTCGTGTAATCAACATGTGACAGATATGGATAAGACCATTACATTTTTTGAGCGCATTACTTGA
- a CDS encoding type II toxin-antitoxin system HicB family antitoxin, with protein MKNQKDLDYYLSMPYTFQVRKTVSGYWANIKEIDGCHTPADSIEEAYRDLEKVLQMTIETKLEFGYPIPEPVDQDYSGKFNVRVPKSLHKQLALDAEAEGVSLNQYVVYKLSR; from the coding sequence ATGAAAAATCAAAAAGACTTAGATTATTATTTGTCGATGCCGTATACATTTCAAGTGCGTAAAACAGTGTCAGGTTATTGGGCTAACATCAAAGAAATAGATGGATGTCACACGCCAGCGGACAGTATCGAAGAAGCCTATCGAGATTTAGAGAAAGTTTTACAAATGACTATTGAAACCAAACTAGAATTCGGCTATCCGATACCTGAGCCAGTTGACCAAGATTACAGCGGAAAGTTCAATGTGCGTGTTCCTAAATCATTGCACAAACAATTAGCATTGGATGCGGAAGCCGAGGGCGTATCGTTAAATCAGTATGTGGTGTATAAACTTTCAAGATAA
- a CDS encoding MarR family winged helix-turn-helix transcriptional regulator, translating to MIQDINYYFTNIFYHLHTTHEDNISHQSVRILQMIQKEDEVTVRDIAKLLNISQNTASEHVKKLERHGWVEKIRAANDQRKVKLFLTADGLQIVKKNTELDDNKLKQALLLLSEKEQQSVLEAFQLLSEVSK from the coding sequence ATGATACAAGATATAAACTATTATTTTACAAATATTTTCTATCATCTCCATACAACACATGAAGATAATATTTCCCATCAAAGTGTGCGTATTTTACAGATGATTCAAAAGGAAGATGAAGTGACGGTTCGAGATATTGCAAAATTATTAAATATCTCGCAAAATACTGCTTCAGAGCATGTAAAAAAGCTAGAACGACATGGCTGGGTTGAGAAGATTCGAGCAGCCAATGATCAACGTAAAGTGAAGCTTTTTCTTACAGCGGATGGATTACAGATTGTAAAGAAAAATACGGAATTAGATGATAACAAACTAAAGCAGGCGCTACTTCTTTTATCAGAAAAAGAACAACAAAGTGTTTTAGAAGCATTTCAGCTATTAAGCGAGGTGTCGAAATGA
- a CDS encoding InlB B-repeat-containing protein — protein sequence MRKKFLFVVPVTLFLFVLLFNENKVLANNFTEDGFIYNDNITGIVPEMYYPGGVTIYGDNNPSRKDLVIPDTLGGKPVTNIWYESFNNKQLTSLILSNNVKLIGYNAFDNNLLTSVVLPNQLEWIGDFAFANNKLSSITIPDTVKRIGQGAFVNNDLQTITILSRNTIVLPNAIPKQTKILGTIPSKAKEYADQNGNPFEYLGFTITYDGNGHTSGSVAADYIDKTTQSFTVKKQESLKKDGYVFTGWNTERDGSGTDYHVDEVKTMTGDLTLYAIWLPQQHVTFNTDGGSIIPPQFVNDQTLVVEPPAPTKQGHTFEGWYKEAALTNKWDFMNDVVSSPITLYAKWKVVQHEVTFNTGGGSAMPSQLVDDNTVLIGPSVPTKQGYIFAGWYKEAALINQWDLTNDVVTSATTLFAKWKVVQYEVTFNTNGGSGIPSQMVDINMKINEPTIPIKQGYTFGGWYKEATLTNGWDFKKDTITGKTTLFAKWFVNSSPDSSNNSSDSSPQNVTVYFETNGGSVLGHLSVAYDTKIATLPIPKKEGYTFGGWYKEAALINEWDLTKDRVTKETKLYAKWIANIAPKPTPEPSPEQTTPEPDLPKVSFHDIAGHWAKEMIEEIASQGIITGYSDGSFRPNEFIQRQHVALLFYRAFEFELTRNALTFSDVTANHPYYEAITTLQQAGIVDGSQGKFNPNALMTRAQLAKVVTLALKIELGGSSTFQDVPPTHWSYGYIAALAELEIVIGDNGKFKPDEPVTRAQFVAILYRALNLR from the coding sequence ATGCGTAAGAAGTTTTTATTCGTGGTACCTGTCACGTTATTTTTATTTGTATTACTTTTCAATGAGAATAAAGTTTTAGCAAATAATTTTACAGAAGATGGTTTTATTTATAATGATAATATAACGGGTATAGTACCAGAAATGTATTATCCAGGTGGGGTAACAATTTACGGAGATAATAATCCCAGTCGAAAAGATTTGGTCATTCCAGATACGCTTGGTGGTAAGCCTGTCACAAATATATGGTATGAATCATTTAATAATAAACAACTGACCTCCTTGATTCTGTCAAATAATGTAAAATTAATAGGTTACAATGCATTTGATAATAATTTACTAACTTCAGTAGTACTCCCCAATCAGCTTGAATGGATTGGAGATTTTGCTTTTGCGAATAATAAGCTATCCAGTATAACAATACCTGATACTGTAAAAAGAATCGGCCAGGGTGCATTTGTTAATAATGATTTACAGACAATAACGATTTTAAGTCGGAATACAATTGTATTACCAAATGCTATACCTAAACAAACGAAGATTTTGGGAACAATTCCATCAAAGGCAAAGGAGTATGCTGATCAAAATGGAAATCCATTTGAGTATTTAGGATTTACAATTACCTACGATGGAAATGGCCATACAAGTGGCAGTGTTGCAGCAGATTATATAGATAAGACAACACAATCATTTACTGTGAAAAAACAGGAATCATTAAAGAAAGATGGTTACGTTTTTACGGGATGGAATACAGAGCGGGATGGTAGCGGCACTGATTATCATGTAGATGAAGTAAAAACAATGACAGGAGATTTAACACTTTATGCTATTTGGTTGCCACAGCAACATGTAACGTTTAACACGGATGGAGGGAGTATAATTCCACCTCAATTCGTGAACGATCAAACATTAGTGGTGGAACCACCTGCTCCAACAAAACAAGGGCATACATTTGAGGGTTGGTATAAAGAGGCAGCACTAACAAACAAGTGGGATTTTATGAATGATGTAGTAAGCAGTCCAATTACTTTGTATGCGAAGTGGAAAGTCGTTCAACATGAAGTGACGTTTAATACAGGTGGAGGAAGTGCAATGCCATCACAACTAGTTGATGACAACACAGTACTGATAGGGCCATCTGTTCCAACGAAACAAGGTTATATATTTGCTGGTTGGTATAAAGAGGCAGCACTTATCAACCAATGGGATTTGACAAATGATGTAGTAACGAGTGCAACAACATTATTTGCCAAATGGAAAGTCGTACAATATGAAGTGACGTTTAATACGAATGGGGGCAGTGGAATCCCTTCACAGATGGTCGATATTAACATGAAGATAAATGAACCCACTATCCCAATAAAACAAGGTTATACATTTGGTGGATGGTATAAAGAAGCAACATTGACAAATGGGTGGGATTTTAAGAAAGATACGATAACAGGTAAGACAACGCTTTTTGCAAAGTGGTTTGTTAATAGTTCTCCAGATAGTAGTAATAATAGTAGTGATTCATCACCGCAAAATGTTACAGTATATTTTGAAACAAATGGCGGGAGCGTATTAGGTCACTTGTCTGTAGCGTATGACACAAAGATAGCAACGTTACCGATTCCTAAAAAGGAAGGTTATACGTTTGGCGGCTGGTATAAAGAAGCTGCTTTAATCAATGAGTGGGATTTGACAAAAGACCGTGTGACGAAAGAGACCAAGTTGTATGCGAAATGGATTGCAAACATAGCGCCAAAGCCTACCCCAGAACCAAGTCCGGAACAAACAACACCTGAACCTGACTTACCAAAAGTGTCCTTTCATGATATTGCGGGCCATTGGGCAAAAGAAATGATAGAAGAAATAGCTAGTCAAGGGATTATCACAGGGTATTCAGACGGTTCGTTTCGTCCGAACGAATTTATTCAACGACAGCATGTAGCATTGTTATTTTACCGTGCTTTTGAGTTCGAGCTGACACGCAATGCGCTTACATTTTCGGATGTAACTGCAAACCATCCATACTATGAAGCCATTACGACATTACAACAAGCAGGAATAGTCGATGGTTCACAGGGGAAATTTAATCCTAATGCTTTAATGACGCGTGCACAGTTGGCAAAAGTCGTGACGCTTGCGCTAAAGATAGAATTAGGAGGCTCTAGCACATTCCAAGATGTTCCTCCAACGCATTGGAGCTATGGGTATATCGCTGCATTAGCAGAACTTGAAATTGTAATTGGCGATAACGGTAAATTTAAGCCAGATGAACCCGTTACGCGAGCACAGTTTGTAGCCATTCTATACAGAGCATTGAATCTTCGTTAG
- a CDS encoding IS1182 family transposase codes for MMSKNQINEREQLEILTIDQLVPQDHLVRKLEAAIDFSFIYPLVENLYSSLGRPSIDPVVLFKMTFIQYVFGIRSMRQTIKEIETNMAYRWFLGFGFHTEVPHFSTFGKNYARRFQDTDVFEQIFYRILKEIMKKGLLHADHVFIDSTHVKASANKRKYDKKVVRKETRAYEEKLQLELNIDREEHGKKPFPPERFEKDEWKEIKESTTDPESGYYVKDERTKQFAYSFHAATDEKGFVLGTIVTPGNVHDSYVLQPLVEKIIKKVKKPLAIAADAAYKTPAITNFLLENQMLPVLPYTRPKTKDGFFRKHEYVYDEYYNCYLCPQGQVLKYTTTTKEEYRQYKSNPSICANCPWLSQCTESKNHQKLIQRHIWETYMEEAEHLRHSYAIKQIYAKRKETIERVFADAKEKHGMRWTTLRGLKKLSMQAMLTFAAMNLKKLATWTWQAA; via the coding sequence ATGATGTCGAAAAATCAAATCAATGAACGTGAACAATTAGAAATACTGACAATTGACCAATTGGTGCCACAAGACCATTTAGTCCGAAAACTAGAGGCAGCGATTGATTTTTCGTTTATCTATCCATTAGTGGAAAACCTCTATTCATCTTTAGGGCGTCCAAGTATTGACCCTGTTGTTCTCTTTAAAATGACCTTTATTCAATATGTTTTCGGTATTCGCTCAATGCGTCAAACTATTAAAGAAATTGAAACGAACATGGCCTATCGTTGGTTTTTAGGATTTGGCTTCCATACAGAAGTTCCACACTTCTCTACCTTCGGTAAAAATTATGCGCGACGGTTTCAAGACACAGATGTGTTTGAACAAATTTTCTATCGTATTCTAAAAGAAATTATGAAGAAGGGTCTCCTGCATGCAGACCATGTATTTATTGATTCCACGCATGTAAAGGCAAGCGCTAATAAGCGAAAGTATGATAAAAAAGTCGTTCGAAAAGAAACACGTGCTTATGAAGAGAAACTTCAACTGGAATTAAATATTGATCGTGAGGAACACGGAAAAAAACCCTTCCCTCCAGAGAGATTTGAAAAAGACGAATGGAAAGAAATCAAGGAAAGTACGACAGACCCAGAGAGTGGTTATTATGTTAAGGATGAACGGACTAAGCAGTTTGCGTATTCATTTCATGCAGCGACAGATGAAAAAGGTTTTGTATTAGGTACGATTGTGACTCCAGGAAATGTGCACGATAGCTATGTATTGCAGCCACTTGTTGAAAAAATCATTAAAAAAGTGAAAAAGCCATTAGCGATTGCTGCGGATGCTGCTTATAAAACACCTGCTATCACTAACTTTTTATTAGAGAATCAAATGTTACCTGTTCTCCCTTATACACGTCCTAAAACAAAAGATGGTTTCTTTCGAAAGCATGAATATGTGTACGATGAGTACTATAATTGTTATCTTTGCCCACAAGGGCAGGTATTGAAATATACGACAACCACAAAGGAAGAGTATCGCCAATATAAATCGAATCCATCGATTTGTGCTAATTGCCCCTGGCTATCACAATGTACAGAAAGCAAGAATCATCAAAAACTTATTCAACGTCATATATGGGAAACATATATGGAAGAAGCTGAACATTTGCGCCATTCATATGCTATTAAACAAATTTATGCAAAGCGTAAAGAAACGATTGAACGTGTCTTTGCAGATGCAAAAGAAAAGCATGGTATGCGATGGACAACCTTAAGGGGTCTAAAAAAATTGTCCATGCAGGCGATGCTTACTTTTGCTGCCATGAACTTGAAAAAGCTTGCTACTTGGACATGGCAAGCTGCTTAA
- a CDS encoding GNAT family N-acetyltransferase → MPIIHRSQVSKNDVQAFFQTHWGSTEMVISSGIYDCSTLEGFVFVNDNQTIVGLITYEIRGAECEIISLDSMEEGKGIGSCLLKAVEEQARQHHCTVVSLITTNDNLHALKFYQKRGYSLVEVLPNAVERARALKPEIPLIGHDGIPIRDEIRLQKTSVSI, encoded by the coding sequence ATGCCAATCATCCATCGTTCACAAGTTTCAAAAAATGATGTTCAAGCGTTTTTTCAAACACATTGGGGAAGTACGGAAATGGTTATTTCCAGTGGTATTTATGATTGTAGTACATTAGAAGGTTTTGTATTTGTAAATGACAATCAAACAATAGTAGGTCTAATAACCTATGAAATTCGGGGAGCTGAATGTGAAATTATTTCCCTTGATAGTATGGAAGAAGGGAAAGGAATCGGCTCATGCCTTTTAAAAGCCGTGGAAGAACAAGCACGTCAGCATCACTGTACTGTTGTTTCACTCATCACTACGAATGATAATTTACATGCACTAAAATTTTATCAAAAACGAGGCTATTCTCTCGTAGAAGTTCTACCAAATGCGGTAGAGCGAGCAAGAGCATTGAAACCGGAGATTCCTTTGATTGGCCATGACGGTATCCCCATTCGCGATGAAATACGGTTGCAAAAAACATCTGTCTCCATATAA
- a CDS encoding DUF3147 family protein — protein MYTVVKIICSAAIIAVVTEVARRFPTYGGMIAALPLVSILSIIWLTVQSEPNEHIQRFTVGVIVGLPATMVMLFVMYLAMKSSIHIVFAIGLGVMSWVICLGIQKAIAGVFHISI, from the coding sequence ATTTATACAGTTGTAAAAATTATATGTTCTGCTGCAATTATTGCAGTTGTTACAGAAGTTGCTAGAAGATTTCCTACATATGGTGGTATGATAGCCGCACTGCCACTTGTCAGTATTTTAAGTATTATTTGGCTAACCGTTCAAAGTGAACCAAATGAGCATATACAGCGATTTACGGTTGGTGTAATAGTTGGACTTCCTGCGACAATGGTTATGCTATTTGTTATGTATTTGGCAATGAAATCGTCTATTCATATTGTCTTTGCTATAGGGCTAGGAGTAATGTCATGGGTAATATGTTTAGGTATTCAAAAAGCCATCGCTGGTGTATTTCATATTTCAATATAA
- a CDS encoding type II toxin-antitoxin system HicA family toxin translates to MKKVLEHNGYKVVRVAGSHHQFRNGQGLLTTIKRENPVDIQAVKDALNRIGE, encoded by the coding sequence ATAAAAAAAGTCCTAGAACATAACGGATACAAGGTAGTAAGAGTTGCGGGCTCACATCACCAGTTCCGAAATGGACAAGGACTTCTAACAACCATCAAGCGTGAAAATCCAGTAGACATTCAAGCTGTGAAGGATGCACTCAACAGAATAGGGGAGTAA
- a CDS encoding membrane protein codes for MSELKKVFGKLNKIDMFSPYFFLPFILLLYFFISLFDWHKFEQFGIHVSIWPAVILAVICYYIGVFLIDKLQWTIPTFGLSFLGKYIIHFIVVLTLLGLGSYLMMIFSGSLGITDEANRRNLDPKLNFFSQLLWFGVLLLLSYKMILEKKMTWKKAIGYGSIFAVIMFLFLLMGYRTPLIIMLFTGIIVFHYVVKRVKLTWFLTALFVIGIGFSLFGFIRVMTEDTTKAFNDRTQPDVELTAEEEKNLLTAEQKVNLTPKWVRALNAEAVTSHIVLSTIIEYTKEEDYLKGQIHKGIFSTILPGEQISPRMKVTEVVNSITVERGILVTREQRTTTPTFIGQLFLDGGYLLVAIGFLLYGVLISLIYNKVKQNGIRSFHTVAYAFTITVFTVSMHTGLLDLIFVLMLGFVIIASSILPSNRHKLNN; via the coding sequence ATGAGCGAATTGAAAAAGGTTTTTGGGAAATTAAATAAAATCGATATGTTTTCACCGTATTTCTTTTTGCCATTTATTTTACTGCTATATTTTTTTATTAGCTTATTTGATTGGCATAAATTTGAACAATTCGGTATTCATGTATCTATTTGGCCGGCTGTAATTTTAGCCGTTATTTGTTATTACATAGGTGTATTTTTAATCGATAAACTGCAATGGACAATTCCCACATTCGGACTGTCATTCTTAGGGAAATATATCATTCATTTTATAGTTGTTTTAACGTTGCTTGGATTAGGTTCCTATTTAATGATGATTTTTAGTGGGAGTCTAGGGATAACGGACGAAGCCAATCGCCGAAATTTAGATCCAAAGTTAAACTTCTTTAGCCAATTATTATGGTTTGGGGTTTTATTACTGTTATCTTATAAAATGATTTTGGAAAAGAAGATGACCTGGAAAAAAGCAATCGGATACGGTTCGATTTTTGCAGTTATTATGTTTCTATTTCTATTAATGGGCTACCGTACACCGCTTATTATTATGTTATTTACTGGGATTATTGTTTTCCATTATGTTGTGAAAAGAGTGAAGCTAACATGGTTTTTAACAGCATTATTCGTAATTGGTATCGGATTTTCGTTGTTTGGCTTTATACGTGTGATGACAGAGGATACGACAAAGGCATTCAATGATCGTACGCAACCCGATGTAGAATTAACTGCGGAGGAAGAAAAAAACCTATTAACGGCTGAACAAAAAGTAAACTTAACACCGAAATGGGTGCGTGCATTAAATGCTGAAGCTGTCACAAGTCATATCGTGTTAAGTACTATTATCGAATACACAAAAGAAGAAGATTACTTAAAAGGTCAAATCCATAAAGGCATTTTTAGTACAATTTTACCTGGCGAGCAAATCTCACCACGTATGAAAGTTACCGAGGTCGTTAATTCAATTACGGTCGAAAGAGGTATATTAGTCACACGTGAACAGCGAACAACAACGCCAACTTTTATTGGTCAATTGTTTTTAGACGGAGGTTATTTATTAGTAGCAATTGGCTTCCTATTGTATGGCGTATTAATTTCTCTAATTTATAATAAAGTAAAACAAAATGGCATACGTAGTTTCCATACTGTCGCTTACGCATTCACAATTACTGTGTTTACAGTATCCATGCACACCGGTTTACTGGATTTAATCTTTGTTCTGATGCTTGGGTTCGTTATTATAGCATCATCTATTTTGCCATCTAATAGGCATAAGCTGAATAATTAA
- a CDS encoding SPRY domain-containing protein, which translates to MKNIIKAFLVLTIVLLSFNINIFNNIEAKAATVEQQKITFDPTQGNLSLTNENMTVSGGNGIRILNSFKQTGKWYVEFKMELSHSRIGLAQEGITFGVGHSTNKDNFWFYKNGTIGGGALPGRKYSDPIKDTDIVGMLLDLDEGKVEFSINGVSQGVVTTELKSLFTKQIYIYAGGGSSSSNTSRVTAYVDREELNYLPEGYSPLSENDNNTGGGEAGGGEPGNGDSEGGSTNKVKLFSGNNALYKLDENGNVFAWGNNSYGQLGLGDTENRSLSTKGKVAIFEPVSDLIIGERFVIALCKSGNVYAWGDNTSKLFSDSGGIIPIPIQFDEGIGAIIKAE; encoded by the coding sequence ATGAAAAACATAATTAAAGCATTTTTAGTACTTACAATTGTTTTACTGAGTTTTAATATCAATATTTTTAATAATATTGAAGCAAAAGCAGCAACAGTTGAACAACAAAAGATAACATTTGATCCAACCCAAGGCAACCTGTCTTTAACTAATGAGAATATGACTGTAAGTGGTGGTAATGGTATTCGTATTCTAAATTCGTTTAAACAGACTGGGAAGTGGTATGTTGAATTTAAGATGGAATTGTCGCATTCAAGAATTGGTCTTGCTCAAGAAGGGATAACTTTTGGTGTAGGTCATAGTACAAATAAAGATAATTTTTGGTTTTATAAAAACGGGACTATAGGAGGAGGAGCTCTTCCTGGTCGCAAATATAGTGATCCAATAAAAGACACTGATATAGTGGGCATGCTGTTAGATTTAGATGAAGGTAAAGTAGAATTTTCAATCAATGGTGTAAGTCAAGGAGTAGTTACGACAGAATTAAAGAGTCTTTTTACTAAGCAAATATATATTTATGCCGGAGGAGGATCTAGTTCTTCTAACACTAGTAGAGTAACAGCTTATGTTGATAGAGAAGAGTTAAATTACCTTCCTGAAGGATATTCACCATTATCAGAAAATGACAATAACACTGGAGGTGGAGAAGCAGGGGGTGGAGAACCAGGAAATGGCGACTCCGAAGGCGGTAGTACAAATAAGGTAAAGTTATTCTCAGGTAATAATGCACTATATAAATTGGATGAAAATGGAAATGTATTTGCTTGGGGAAATAACAGTTATGGCCAATTGGGCTTAGGTGATACAGAAAATAGATCGCTTTCAACTAAAGGGAAGGTTGCAATTTTTGAACCAGTTTCGGATTTAATTATTGGCGAACGTTTTGTAATCGCATTATGTAAAAGTGGCAATGTATATGCATGGGGAGATAACACAAGTAAATTATTTAGTGACAGTGGTGGTATTATTCCAATACCGATTCAATTTGATGAAGGCATAGGAGCAATCATCAAAGCTGAATAA